From the Acidicapsa ligni genome, one window contains:
- a CDS encoding DUF2393 domain-containing protein, with protein MRRPLAVEEYQSLRCRICGVNAPIPPDPQTEISASPIESRSESTERNWLPMGIAAAVILAIVGVMIVLGGHRKPTAASANAGPDPYAVNLSITNMVMSESGNLAGGKVTYLDGHIANHGSKTVTGIVAQVIFRSYTHEVAQKEMVPLKWISMRQPYIDTEPVSAAPLKPGGEQDFRLIFDKVSTDWDGSYPEVRILQVDTK; from the coding sequence ATGCGGCGACCCTTGGCTGTTGAGGAATATCAATCGTTACGGTGTAGAATCTGCGGTGTGAATGCTCCGATACCGCCTGACCCACAGACCGAAATAAGCGCTTCCCCGATTGAAAGCAGAAGCGAGTCAACGGAGCGCAACTGGCTGCCGATGGGCATTGCTGCTGCCGTGATTCTGGCTATCGTGGGAGTGATGATTGTTCTTGGCGGCCACCGTAAGCCGACTGCCGCGTCTGCGAATGCTGGACCTGATCCGTATGCGGTGAATCTCTCCATTACAAATATGGTGATGAGTGAGTCGGGTAACCTGGCGGGCGGCAAAGTGACTTACCTGGATGGGCACATTGCCAATCACGGGTCCAAAACGGTGACTGGCATCGTTGCGCAGGTTATCTTTCGCAGCTATACGCACGAGGTGGCGCAAAAGGAGATGGTGCCGCTCAAGTGGATCAGCATGCGGCAACCGTATATCGATACGGAACCTGTTTCGGCCGCGCCGCTGAAACCGGGTGGCGAGCAGGACTTTCGATTAATTTTTGACAAGGTCTCGACTGACTGGGATGGCAGCTATCCGGAAGTTCGAATTTTGCAGGTCGATACGAAATAG
- a CDS encoding ATP-binding protein produces the protein MVELATEVCPKCDGAGMVLAINAAGVRVARVCVCQQALRNGYRVTAARIPKRYQHCTLDSYETSFRGADPSMGQAQMMARRFVEAYPVETDGRGLLLTGAIGIGKTHLAVGMLLALVEEKGAQALFYDYRELLKQIQHSYNPQVNSTELDVLKPVFEAEILVLDELGAQKPTDWVWDTVALILNTRYNDKRTTIITTNYPDMAPGGSSGSAAQRATREETLGDRIGERMRSRLAEMCVRVEMTGGDFRQNAGRARFG, from the coding sequence ATGGTTGAGTTGGCTACAGAGGTTTGCCCTAAGTGTGATGGGGCGGGAATGGTGTTGGCGATCAATGCTGCGGGCGTTCGCGTGGCGCGGGTTTGCGTGTGTCAGCAGGCCTTGCGCAATGGCTATCGGGTGACTGCGGCTCGGATTCCCAAGCGCTATCAGCACTGCACTTTGGACAGCTACGAAACCAGCTTTCGCGGGGCGGACCCATCGATGGGGCAGGCGCAGATGATGGCGCGGCGGTTTGTCGAGGCTTATCCGGTGGAGACGGACGGGCGCGGGCTGCTGCTTACGGGCGCAATCGGTATCGGCAAGACGCATCTGGCGGTTGGGATGTTGTTGGCCCTGGTTGAGGAAAAGGGTGCGCAGGCCTTGTTCTATGACTATCGGGAGCTGTTGAAGCAGATCCAGCATAGCTATAACCCGCAGGTCAATTCGACGGAACTGGATGTGTTGAAGCCGGTCTTCGAGGCCGAGATTCTGGTTTTGGACGAACTGGGTGCGCAGAAACCGACGGACTGGGTATGGGATACGGTCGCGCTGATTCTGAATACGCGGTATAACGACAAGCGGACGACGATCATTACAACGAACTATCCAGACATGGCGCCGGGCGGTTCCTCGGGTTCTGCTGCGCAACGCGCTACTCGCGAAGAAACGCTGGGAGATCGCATTGGTGAGCGTATGCGATCGCGGCTGGCTGAGATGTGTGTTCGAGTTGAGATGACGGGCGGCGATTTTCGCCAGAACGCCGGGCGGGCACGGTTCGGATGA
- the rpmE gene encoding 50S ribosomal protein L31 — MPKPGIHPTYETTQVYCSCGNTFDTRSTHKGKIALEICSNCHPFFTGKQRLVDTAGRVERFRRKYAEKATPAAATK; from the coding sequence ATGCCAAAGCCAGGAATTCACCCCACATACGAAACGACGCAGGTTTACTGCTCGTGCGGAAACACATTCGATACCCGCTCCACCCACAAGGGCAAGATCGCTCTGGAAATCTGCTCCAACTGCCACCCGTTCTTCACCGGCAAACAGCGCCTGGTAGACACCGCGGGCCGCGTTGAGCGTTTCCGCCGCAAGTACGCCGAAAAGGCAACGCCTGCCGCCGCAACCAAATAA
- the rfbB gene encoding dTDP-glucose 4,6-dehydratase, producing MLTHESPILVTGGAGFIGSHFVLDWFETVGTPLVNLDKLTYAGNLRNLLPVADRPGYTFVRGDIQDRELIDKLLAEFSPRAIVHLAAESHVDRSLIGPGEFLNTNINGTFVLLEASRAYLDKLDADDCAKFRFLHVSTDEVFGSLKPGDAPFEETFPFRPNSPYAASKASSDLLVRAWGKSYGFPAIVTNCSNNYGPLQFPEKLLPLILTRAIAGEPLPIYGDGMQVRDWLYVGDHVAALRVALEKGVPGQTYNIGGWNEQANLDTVKLLCALLDEFLPDSPHRPHADLMISVTDRPGHDRRYAINATKAERELGWRPKETFATGLRKTVRWYLDNQAWVEEVTSGAYRQWMDQNYGDR from the coding sequence ATGCTTACACACGAAAGTCCCATTCTTGTAACTGGTGGAGCTGGATTCATTGGCTCGCATTTCGTCCTGGACTGGTTTGAAACTGTCGGTACGCCGCTGGTCAATCTGGACAAGCTTACCTACGCTGGAAATCTGCGCAATCTGCTGCCTGTCGCGGACAGGCCGGGTTACACGTTTGTGCGCGGCGATATTCAGGATCGTGAGCTGATCGACAAGCTGCTGGCGGAGTTTTCACCGCGCGCTATTGTGCATCTGGCGGCCGAGAGCCATGTGGATCGTTCGCTGATCGGGCCGGGAGAATTTCTCAATACCAATATCAATGGGACATTTGTTTTGCTCGAAGCGTCGCGCGCTTATCTCGATAAGCTGGACGCGGATGATTGCGCTAAATTTCGTTTTCTTCATGTCTCGACGGACGAGGTTTTTGGATCGCTAAAGCCGGGCGATGCGCCGTTCGAGGAGACTTTTCCATTTCGCCCGAATAGTCCTTATGCTGCTTCGAAGGCGTCGAGCGATTTGCTTGTGCGAGCCTGGGGCAAGAGCTATGGATTTCCGGCTATTGTGACCAACTGCTCCAATAACTATGGTCCATTGCAGTTTCCGGAGAAGCTGCTGCCGCTTATTTTGACTCGCGCTATTGCAGGCGAGCCTCTGCCGATTTATGGCGATGGTATGCAGGTGCGCGATTGGCTTTATGTCGGCGACCATGTTGCCGCGCTGCGGGTTGCGCTGGAGAAGGGCGTTCCTGGACAGACTTACAATATCGGCGGCTGGAATGAGCAGGCCAACCTGGATACGGTCAAGTTGCTTTGTGCATTGCTTGATGAGTTCCTGCCGGATTCGCCGCATCGTCCGCATGCAGATCTGATGATTTCTGTTACGGACCGCCCGGGCCATGATCGCCGCTACGCGATCAACGCGACCAAGGCAGAGCGTGAGCTTGGGTGGAGGCCCAAGGAGACCTTTGCCACGGGGTTACGCAAGACTGTTCGCTGGTACCTGGACAATCAGGCGTGGGTGGAAGAGGTGACCTCCGGTGCGTATCGCCAGTGGATGGACCAGAATTACGGCGACCGATAA
- a CDS encoding ferrochelatase translates to MAKRAVLLLAHGTAGSLDEIPEYLRNVVSGRPMPQHVIEEIQHRYSLIGEPKGHSPLTDLTLQQGALLQAEIGAAVYVGMRNWRPYIADVVKQMRADGVDEIAAICLAPQNSRTSVGLYRRAVLAEAAGIKVDFIEGWADEPLLADAFADRLRGVHQQLSRETGQSVAVIFTAHSVPCRTIQTPVVSEGQPVLWPTTGAVPTPDPYAVEAKHTAELVAERIPEITAWYFAFQSQGASGGPWIGPGVEATLDALAAEGVKTVLVQPIGFLCDHVEILYDIDIAFREHAAKLGIRLERPESLNDSPILTQALAKLARESFARLAG, encoded by the coding sequence TTGGCTAAGCGAGCGGTTCTTCTCCTTGCGCATGGAACTGCGGGTAGTCTCGATGAGATACCGGAGTACCTGCGCAATGTTGTGAGCGGCCGCCCTATGCCGCAGCACGTCATTGAGGAGATACAGCATCGTTATTCGCTGATCGGTGAGCCGAAAGGCCACAGCCCGCTTACGGATCTCACGCTGCAGCAGGGCGCGTTATTGCAGGCAGAGATTGGTGCTGCGGTGTATGTGGGCATGCGCAACTGGCGGCCTTATATTGCGGATGTAGTAAAGCAGATGCGGGCTGACGGCGTGGATGAAATCGCGGCTATCTGCCTTGCTCCGCAGAACTCGCGTACTTCTGTGGGCCTTTATCGCCGTGCTGTATTGGCGGAGGCTGCTGGTATCAAAGTCGACTTCATCGAGGGCTGGGCGGATGAGCCTTTGTTGGCCGATGCTTTCGCGGATCGTCTTCGTGGCGTTCATCAGCAGTTATCGCGTGAAACTGGCCAGTCGGTTGCCGTGATTTTCACGGCACATAGTGTTCCTTGCCGGACGATTCAGACTCCCGTGGTTTCAGAGGGGCAGCCGGTTCTATGGCCTACGACGGGAGCAGTTCCAACGCCCGATCCATACGCGGTTGAGGCGAAGCATACTGCGGAGTTGGTAGCTGAGCGTATTCCTGAAATTACCGCATGGTATTTCGCTTTTCAGAGCCAGGGTGCCAGTGGTGGTCCGTGGATTGGGCCTGGAGTGGAAGCGACGCTGGATGCGTTGGCAGCGGAGGGCGTCAAGACGGTTCTTGTGCAGCCGATTGGTTTCCTCTGCGATCACGTCGAGATTCTTTATGACATTGATATTGCCTTTCGTGAACACGCTGCGAAGCTGGGAATTCGTCTGGAGCGCCCGGAGTCGTTGAACGATTCGCCGATCCTCACGCAGGCCCTGGCCAAACTGGCTCGCGAGAGTTTCGCGCGGCTGGCAGGTTAG
- the hemE gene encoding uroporphyrinogen decarboxylase, which produces MTSLIDTPDIPLDMTGGSRFLRACLRKPTDRPPVWFLRQAGRYMAEYREVRKHHTLVEICKRPDLASEVTITAAEKLGVDAAIIFADLLLPLEPMGLDFEFVAGEGPLVHHPLRSAEAIDRLRTDRAGALEYVGQAIEKVAAHFGDRMGIIGFCGAPFTLASYMIEGGSSRNYIFTKQMMYSEPYAWQKLLDKLVTVLVAFCKQQVDAGADVIQIFDSWVGSLGVEDYRDYVLPVTKRLVRAVQELGVPVIYFGVDTASLLPAMRETGADVVGLDWRTPLDEGWKSLGYGCAVQGNLDPITLFAPEPVLETRVKQILAQAAGRPGHIFNLGHGIVPGTPVESVQAVVKMVKQHSPKYARLEVKNEIPEVPLG; this is translated from the coding sequence ATGACTTCTTTGATTGATACCCCAGATATTCCGTTGGATATGACAGGCGGCAGTCGTTTTCTTCGCGCCTGCCTACGTAAGCCTACGGACCGCCCACCGGTATGGTTTCTGCGCCAGGCAGGGCGCTACATGGCGGAGTACCGCGAAGTTCGCAAACATCACACGCTGGTTGAGATCTGCAAGCGCCCGGATCTGGCATCTGAGGTGACGATCACTGCGGCGGAAAAGCTGGGTGTGGATGCGGCGATTATCTTTGCCGATCTGTTGCTGCCGCTCGAACCGATGGGCCTCGATTTCGAATTTGTTGCGGGCGAGGGTCCGTTGGTGCATCATCCGCTGCGGAGTGCAGAGGCGATTGATCGCCTGCGCACGGATCGCGCCGGGGCGCTTGAATATGTAGGCCAGGCCATCGAAAAAGTGGCTGCGCATTTTGGCGACCGGATGGGGATTATCGGCTTTTGTGGAGCGCCGTTTACGCTGGCGAGCTACATGATCGAGGGTGGTAGTTCGCGCAATTATATTTTCACCAAGCAGATGATGTATTCGGAGCCGTATGCCTGGCAGAAGCTGCTGGATAAGCTGGTGACGGTGCTTGTCGCCTTCTGCAAGCAGCAGGTCGATGCGGGTGCGGATGTGATCCAGATTTTCGATAGCTGGGTTGGTTCGCTTGGGGTCGAGGATTATCGCGATTATGTTTTGCCGGTGACCAAGCGGCTCGTTCGTGCGGTGCAGGAGTTGGGTGTTCCGGTGATCTACTTTGGTGTGGATACGGCCAGCCTGTTGCCTGCGATGCGTGAGACTGGCGCGGATGTAGTTGGCCTTGACTGGCGTACGCCGCTGGATGAGGGATGGAAATCGTTGGGCTATGGTTGCGCGGTGCAGGGGAATCTCGATCCGATCACGCTTTTTGCTCCTGAGCCGGTGCTGGAAACGCGCGTGAAGCAGATTCTGGCCCAGGCGGCGGGCAGGCCTGGACACATCTTCAACCTGGGGCATGGGATTGTTCCCGGTACTCCGGTAGAGAGCGTGCAGGCGGTGGTGAAGATGGTGAAGCAGCACTCGCCGAAGTATGCTCGTCTTGAAGTCAAGAATGAGATACCTGAGGTGCCGCTTGGCTAA
- the dusB gene encoding tRNA dihydrouridine synthase DusB has protein sequence MAGKGFTVNKNWDNPLEHAMPETARVPAEFHIGPASNGVHVAPATVLAPMVGVTDTVFRRFIRHASLFTTASSPTSPETVDSEVSNQQSGCGLLMTEFTSADGLSRMRESKRKRYLTFYDDEHPIGAQLFGSNAETLADAARIVQDTGFDTVDLNLGCPAKRVVGCNGGSGLLRDLPKIGEIFKEIRKAVTIPFTVKFRLGWNDSNIVCVELARMAQEEGLCAVALHARTREQGYTGQARWEWIAAVKDAVTIPVIGNGDIRTPEDAAAMVAQTGCDAVMIGRAAPSNPWIFRQIAEYTATGAYARPTEADRYRMIRTYFQMLIEDAEASQSLPRDARHGETAGKMKQFASWFTHGVAGGSKLRQQIFMSKTGKAVLEAVDEFFDARLNATHEEAILDSDYFPEDALAESALSCAD, from the coding sequence ATGGCCGGTAAGGGCTTTACCGTGAACAAGAACTGGGACAATCCACTCGAACACGCCATGCCCGAAACGGCTCGCGTGCCCGCCGAGTTCCATATTGGCCCAGCCTCCAACGGAGTCCACGTGGCTCCGGCGACGGTGCTCGCACCCATGGTCGGCGTCACGGACACCGTTTTTCGCCGCTTCATTCGCCATGCCAGCCTGTTCACCACCGCCTCCAGCCCGACATCTCCAGAAACGGTGGATTCCGAAGTAAGCAATCAGCAATCCGGTTGCGGACTGTTGATGACCGAGTTCACCTCTGCGGACGGCCTCTCGCGCATGCGCGAGTCAAAACGCAAGCGCTATCTGACGTTTTACGATGATGAGCACCCCATCGGTGCGCAGCTTTTCGGCTCCAATGCCGAAACACTCGCCGACGCCGCTCGCATTGTTCAGGACACAGGCTTTGACACCGTCGATCTGAACCTCGGCTGCCCCGCCAAACGCGTCGTTGGCTGCAACGGCGGCAGCGGCCTGCTGCGCGATCTGCCCAAAATCGGCGAAATCTTCAAGGAAATCCGCAAAGCCGTCACCATCCCCTTCACCGTCAAATTTCGCCTCGGCTGGAACGACTCGAACATCGTCTGCGTCGAACTGGCGCGCATGGCCCAGGAAGAAGGCCTCTGCGCCGTTGCGCTCCACGCACGCACCCGCGAGCAGGGCTACACCGGCCAGGCCCGCTGGGAGTGGATCGCCGCCGTCAAAGATGCCGTCACAATTCCCGTCATCGGCAACGGAGATATCCGCACGCCGGAAGACGCTGCCGCCATGGTCGCCCAGACCGGCTGCGATGCGGTAATGATTGGCCGCGCCGCCCCGTCGAATCCCTGGATCTTCCGGCAGATTGCCGAATACACCGCGACCGGCGCATACGCCAGGCCAACCGAGGCCGACCGCTATCGCATGATCCGTACATACTTTCAAATGCTGATTGAGGACGCAGAAGCCAGCCAGTCCCTGCCCCGCGATGCACGCCACGGCGAAACCGCAGGCAAGATGAAGCAGTTCGCGTCATGGTTCACCCACGGAGTAGCTGGCGGGTCGAAACTCCGCCAGCAGATCTTCATGTCCAAAACAGGCAAAGCCGTCCTCGAAGCAGTAGATGAGTTCTTCGACGCCCGTCTGAACGCCACCCATGAAGAAGCGATCTTAGACAGCGACTACTTCCCCGAAGATGCCCTAGCCGAGTCAGCGCTTAGCTGCGCCGACTGA
- a CDS encoding OmpA family protein — MTVLRTSKNLIPSQLAIFALASALCVSASAQQAAGSTSTPPSATQPSPNAPGKLSEPPKEGFWGHVNPFARKKWVDRRLEPVKGELNELDEVNAKNARDIKDVDSRAQAGINKAQTTADAANQTATAAGTQAQQANTVAGQATGKVQTLNGTVNGLDQYAEKNTVTIPFRRGSAVLSEDAKKQLDELASNVSGQQGYLLEIEAHAPVAGGAGIQSSDRLAAAVKRYLVTQHDIPVYRMHSVALGNAAVAAAGDTTDTTPVHKSYVELRVMENSLAAKDGSTPRSDSSAIGAARPQ, encoded by the coding sequence ATGACAGTTTTGAGAACAAGTAAAAATTTGATACCAAGCCAGCTTGCTATTTTCGCTCTGGCATCCGCGTTATGTGTTTCTGCGTCTGCGCAGCAGGCAGCAGGCAGCACCAGCACCCCGCCTTCGGCAACGCAGCCCTCCCCCAACGCTCCAGGTAAACTGAGCGAACCGCCGAAGGAGGGGTTCTGGGGCCATGTGAATCCGTTTGCCCGTAAAAAGTGGGTAGACCGCCGCCTTGAGCCGGTCAAGGGTGAACTCAACGAGCTGGATGAAGTCAATGCCAAGAATGCTCGCGATATCAAGGATGTAGACAGCCGTGCGCAGGCCGGTATCAACAAGGCCCAGACGACTGCCGATGCGGCCAACCAGACAGCAACTGCTGCTGGAACACAGGCTCAGCAGGCAAACACGGTTGCCGGACAGGCGACCGGCAAAGTTCAAACGTTGAACGGCACGGTTAATGGTCTGGACCAATATGCCGAAAAGAACACTGTAACGATTCCTTTCCGCAGAGGTTCTGCTGTTCTTTCTGAGGATGCAAAGAAGCAGCTCGATGAGTTGGCCTCGAACGTCTCAGGTCAGCAAGGTTATCTTCTGGAGATTGAAGCTCACGCCCCCGTTGCGGGTGGTGCTGGAATTCAAAGCTCCGATCGGTTAGCGGCAGCGGTTAAGCGCTACCTCGTAACCCAACACGATATTCCCGTCTACCGGATGCACTCCGTAGCCCTGGGCAACGCCGCAGTCGCGGCGGCTGGCGATACGACAGATACGACGCCAGTGCACAAGAGCTATGTTGAGCTTCGCGTGATGGAAAACAGCTTGGCGGCCAAGGATGGGTCCACCCCCCGGTCAGATTCATCCGCGATTGGTGCGGCGCGACCCCAATAA
- a CDS encoding carbon-nitrogen hydrolase family protein has protein sequence MARIIAAAQYAALAGDLEGNLERHLRFAATAATLGVQLLVFPELSLTGYEIARADELVVNPHSAVLDPLRAIAKESSMTIVAGAPVRFGLNDLHIGEFAFLPDGHVAVYTKRYLHGAEREIFTAGQGGPILHLGRIVLAMAISTDISEPGHAANAAANKASVYAASMLVSATGYELDAARLRGYAKAHAMTVLMANHSAPTEGWAGDCTEGWTSAGRSAIWDEQGSLVVASPDAEEALVLGRRRGRKWEGAVFPLRELMSAQPNPPVNLPVTDEAPVVPLEVNAAKPVAEPVAAPTPDQGSLFG, from the coding sequence ATGGCGCGCATCATTGCAGCAGCCCAATATGCAGCTCTTGCCGGAGACCTGGAGGGAAACCTCGAACGGCATCTGCGCTTTGCGGCAACCGCAGCCACGCTGGGCGTTCAACTGCTGGTTTTTCCCGAGCTATCGCTTACGGGCTATGAGATTGCTCGCGCCGATGAACTGGTGGTGAATCCTCACTCGGCAGTGCTCGATCCATTGCGGGCGATTGCGAAAGAGTCGTCCATGACGATCGTTGCGGGCGCGCCGGTGCGGTTTGGCTTGAATGATCTGCATATCGGCGAATTTGCATTTTTGCCGGATGGGCATGTGGCGGTCTACACGAAGCGTTATCTGCATGGCGCAGAGCGGGAGATATTCACGGCGGGGCAAGGTGGGCCGATCCTGCACCTGGGGCGCATCGTGCTGGCGATGGCTATCTCTACTGATATTTCAGAGCCTGGCCACGCTGCCAATGCAGCAGCGAATAAAGCGAGTGTGTATGCGGCGAGCATGCTTGTGAGCGCCACCGGGTATGAGCTGGATGCAGCGCGTTTGCGAGGCTATGCGAAGGCCCATGCGATGACTGTGTTGATGGCGAATCACTCTGCTCCTACGGAAGGTTGGGCAGGCGACTGTACGGAAGGCTGGACATCGGCAGGCCGCAGCGCGATATGGGATGAACAGGGCAGTTTGGTCGTTGCCAGTCCGGATGCGGAAGAGGCGCTTGTGCTGGGCCGCCGTCGTGGGCGCAAATGGGAAGGCGCGGTCTTTCCGCTTCGCGAGCTTATGTCCGCGCAGCCGAATCCACCGGTGAATCTGCCGGTCACGGATGAGGCTCCGGTAGTCCCGCTGGAGGTTAATGCTGCGAAACCGGTTGCCGAGCCTGTCGCTGCGCCAACGCCGGATCAGGGCAGCTTATTTGGATGA